A window from Fibrobacter sp. encodes these proteins:
- a CDS encoding alpha-hydroxy-acid oxidizing protein, whose translation MTYQEVLENAKKNIGPNCKVCPVCNGLACGNTMPGPGSKAPGNGANDNFKAWRNIKLNADTFVPNTPITTDIELLGMKLAMPLITAPIGSIAMQFNPTDDVADFNEKCMAACETRGIFHAYGNGRDQRVWDRAIESGKAHGNCGIPVFNPGTNEGIEKLMDLYKDCLPQAMCVVVDSAGLPHLKTFNGKGGGTKTVEDLRELKAYAKVPFIVKGIMSARTALKAVEAGADAIIVSNHGGRVLSDTPATAEVLPEIVAAVKAANAAAGAVHQTKILVDGGIRSGLDVFKALAMGADACLICRPVLISYYGGGQEGIEIYLDKIKAELEDTMYMCGARKIADINETMIRM comes from the coding sequence ATGACTTATCAAGAAGTTTTGGAAAACGCTAAGAAGAACATTGGCCCAAACTGCAAAGTTTGCCCCGTTTGTAACGGCTTGGCTTGCGGCAATACCATGCCGGGCCCTGGCTCCAAGGCTCCAGGCAACGGTGCCAATGACAACTTCAAGGCTTGGCGCAACATCAAGCTGAATGCGGATACCTTCGTGCCCAACACGCCTATCACCACGGACATTGAACTTCTGGGAATGAAACTTGCCATGCCGTTGATTACGGCTCCCATCGGCTCCATCGCCATGCAGTTTAATCCTACCGACGACGTGGCGGACTTTAACGAAAAGTGCATGGCCGCCTGCGAAACCCGCGGAATTTTCCACGCCTATGGCAATGGCCGCGACCAGCGTGTCTGGGATCGCGCCATCGAATCGGGCAAGGCTCACGGCAACTGCGGCATTCCCGTTTTCAATCCCGGCACCAACGAAGGTATCGAGAAGCTGATGGACCTGTACAAGGATTGCCTCCCGCAGGCTATGTGCGTTGTCGTAGATAGCGCAGGCCTTCCGCACTTAAAGACTTTCAACGGCAAGGGTGGCGGCACCAAGACCGTCGAAGACCTGCGCGAACTGAAGGCTTACGCAAAAGTGCCGTTTATTGTGAAGGGCATCATGAGCGCCCGCACCGCCCTGAAGGCTGTTGAAGCCGGTGCCGACGCCATCATCGTTTCCAATCACGGTGGCCGCGTTCTGTCTGATACTCCCGCCACTGCAGAAGTCCTGCCGGAAATCGTTGCTGCCGTCAAGGCTGCCAACGCCGCTGCCGGTGCAGTTCACCAGACCAAAATCCTCGTGGATGGCGGCATCCGCTCCGGCCTAGACGTATTCAAGGCTCTGGCTATGGGCGCTGACGCCTGCCTCATTTGCCGCCCTGTGCTGATTTCCTATTACGGCGGCGGTCAGGAAGGCATCGAAATTTACCTGGATAAAATCAAGGCGGAACTTGAAGATACCATGTACATGTGCGGTGCCCGCAAGATTGCTGATATTAACGAGACCATGATCCGTATGTAG
- a CDS encoding TfoX/Sxy family protein, translating to MSCSSEFIDFIKDVLNDVGNVRAKKMFGDWMIYVDEKPVIIACDDMAYVKKLPELEDLMEEAECGFPYEGAKEHYILEMEHQSHAKDVVRKLVEVLPKPKKKTKASANRK from the coding sequence ATGTCCTGCAGTTCCGAATTCATAGACTTTATCAAAGATGTCCTGAATGACGTTGGCAACGTGCGCGCCAAGAAGATGTTTGGCGACTGGATGATTTACGTGGACGAAAAGCCCGTCATCATCGCCTGCGACGACATGGCCTACGTAAAAAAATTGCCTGAACTAGAAGACTTGATGGAAGAGGCCGAATGCGGATTTCCTTACGAGGGAGCCAAGGAACATTACATCCTCGAAATGGAACATCAGTCCCACGCCAAGGACGTCGTGCGAAAGCTTGTGGAAGTCTTGCCGAAACCCAAGAAGAAAACGAAAGCTTCCGCCAATCGCAAATAG